A portion of the Stegostoma tigrinum isolate sSteTig4 chromosome 46, sSteTig4.hap1, whole genome shotgun sequence genome contains these proteins:
- the LOC125449529 gene encoding LOW QUALITY PROTEIN: serine protease FAM111A-like (The sequence of the model RefSeq protein was modified relative to this genomic sequence to represent the inferred CDS: inserted 2 bases in 1 codon), with the protein MPVNSDEGRVKEFTFNFQSNSTEHVATGKPNESVYSVLMSTAVFKKEKEKSEGKTFHLIGKRELMGAINVGMPCKCLPEKTHFEVIFYRLKGEVCYWDEDSSGKQCVVFCVKSTGKTGGPLRTGSKRIIKCGSLRKDGHDXCVYAFQGETIREALCKDGRFLSIIEQNVWSLVEGHRCLQFTLTVNDLHDKCFEVQVSNENYKARNKNDDNNENAGPRERQEQNSVPGEGNTLHCKLGKQVDEYLGKQKGKKHVLKKWNLLKKEFGKITADGVPITVYEMLVRLSESVGFVKWDNNGNQGCATCFYLGNSYILTCCHVVKMMVGDGVPDNDWKTIIEKAMTINFCYKEKQQPVSGWYNIEPWFEVYNSKLDYAVLRLKIPNSQPSVLPSGLWQTKNCPPWNGMVYIIGHPDDGHKSSDTCFIIPFQKRNIQRYMQVFMKYTFTEIQSSDRITYNSCFFNGASGSPVFNSSGELVAMHAAGYEYEIGTERNSVIEYAPTIKAITDHMKIHHPRFDITYQVHTQDDQNIPFNNEADILMDVE; encoded by the exons ATGCCAGTGAACAGTGATGAGGGCAGAGTCAAAGAATTCACATTCAACTTCCAGAGTAATAGCACCGAGCATGTGGCAACAGGGAAACCCAATGAAAGTGTTTATTCCGTTCTCATGTCTACTGCGGTTttcaagaaagaaaaagagaaaagtgaGGGCAAGACATTCCATTTAATCGGGAAAAGGGAATTAATGGGTGCCATCAATGTAGGAATGCCTTGTAAATGTCTGCCAGAGAAGACCCATTTCGAAGTGATATTTTACCGGCTTAAAGGTGAGGTATGCTATTGGGATGAGGACTCTTCAGGCAAGCAGTGTGTTGTATTCTGTGTCAAGAGCACTGGAAAGACAGGAGGCCCACTTCGTACAGGTTCGAAACGTATCATCAAGTGTGGGTCTCTGCGAAAAGACGGACATGA GTGCGTTTATGCTTTTCAAGGTGAGACCATTCGAGAGGCTCTGTGCAAGGACGGGAGGTTCTTATCCATCATTGAACAGAATGTATGGAGCCTTGTCGAAGGGCACAGATGTTTGCAGTTCACACTCACTGTCAATGACCTCCATGATAAATGTTTTGAAGTTCAAGTGAGCAATGAAAACTATAAGGCAAGAAACAAGAATGATGATAATAATGAAAATGCTGGccccagggagagacaggagcaGAACAGTGTGCCAGGAGAAGGGAATACACTGCATTGTAAGCTGGGAAAGCAGGTTGATGAATATTTAGGAAAGCAAAAAGGCAAGAAGCATGTCCTTAAAAAATGGAATCTGCTCAAGAAAGAATTTGGGAAGATCACAGCTGATGGAGTTCCCATTACAGTCTATGAAATGCTAGTGCGATTGAGTGAGTCTGTTGGATTTGTTAAATGGGATAACAACGGGAATCAAGGCTGTGCCACTTGCTTTTACCTTGGTAATAGTTACATTCTGACATGTTGCCACGTGGTGAAGATGATGGTAGGAGATGGTGTGCCTGACAATGATTGGAAGACCATTATAGAGAAGGCCATGACAATAAACTTCTGCTATAAAGAGAAGCAGCAGCCTGTCAGTGGCTGGTATAACATTGAACCGTGGTTTGAAGTGTATAACTCAAAACTTGACTACGCAGTGCTTAGATTGAAGATCCCCAATAGTCAGCCATCTGTTCTACCTTCAGGTTTGTGGCAAACCAAAAACTGCCCTCCTTGGAATGGAATGGTCTACATTATAGGTCATCCCGATGATGGTCACAAATCCTCTGACACTTGTTTCATTATCCCTTTTCAAAAGAGAAATATTCAACGCTACATGCAGGTTTTCATGAAATACACTTTCACAGAAATCCAAAGTTCAGACAGGATCACCTACAACAGCTGCTTTTTTAATGGTGCCTCCGGATCCCCTGTGTTCAATTCCTCTGGTGAGCTGGTGGCAATGCACGCTGCAGGATATGAATATGAAATTGGCACTGAGAGAAACAGCGTGATCGAATATGCTCCAACCATTAAAGCCATCACAGATCACATGAAGATTCATCATCCAAGATTCGACATTACTTACCAAGTTCATACCCAGGATGACCAGAACATCCCGTTCAATAATGAAGCAGACATTCTAATGGATGTTGAGTAA